In Rhizobium sp. WSM4643, the following are encoded in one genomic region:
- a CDS encoding CgeB family protein, which translates to MKIAFYGSSLVSAYWNGAATYYRGLLRALAQKGYDITFYEPDVYERQKNRDIDPPEWCKVVVYQGTVEALKEVTAAAVEADIVVKASGVGFEDDLLLQEVLRHARQGALKIFWDVDAPATLSELRQSPEHPLRKSLGRIDLVLTYGGGNPVVDAYRSLGAADCVPIYNALDPQTHYPVQEEARFTADLAFLGNRLPDREARVEQFFLEPAARLPQQNFLLGGSGWSDKSMSSNTVHIGHVPTRDHNAFNATPKAVLNISRASMAENGFSPATRVFEAAGAGACLITDYWQGIDLFLKPGDEILVARDGKDVTDLLTGLTWPQAKAIGQRALRRVLAEHTYSNRAETADAIFRARATRAEAAE; encoded by the coding sequence ATGAAAATCGCCTTTTACGGATCAAGCCTGGTTTCCGCCTACTGGAACGGTGCCGCCACTTACTATCGCGGCCTGCTGCGCGCTCTGGCGCAGAAGGGCTACGACATCACCTTCTACGAGCCCGACGTTTACGAGCGGCAGAAAAACCGTGATATCGATCCGCCCGAATGGTGCAAGGTCGTCGTCTACCAAGGCACCGTCGAGGCGCTGAAGGAGGTGACGGCGGCTGCGGTCGAGGCCGATATCGTCGTCAAGGCCAGCGGCGTCGGTTTCGAGGACGATCTCCTGCTGCAGGAAGTCCTTCGCCATGCCAGACAAGGGGCTCTGAAAATCTTTTGGGATGTGGATGCGCCGGCAACGCTCTCAGAGCTGCGGCAGAGTCCCGAGCACCCGCTTCGCAAATCCCTGGGCCGGATCGACCTCGTCCTCACCTATGGCGGCGGCAACCCCGTGGTCGACGCCTATCGCAGCCTCGGGGCAGCCGACTGTGTGCCGATCTATAACGCGCTCGATCCTCAAACCCATTATCCGGTGCAGGAGGAGGCGCGGTTCACCGCGGATCTTGCCTTTCTCGGAAACCGTCTGCCTGACCGCGAAGCGCGGGTCGAGCAATTTTTCCTCGAGCCGGCTGCCCGCTTGCCACAGCAAAATTTCCTGCTCGGCGGGTCCGGCTGGAGCGACAAATCCATGTCTTCGAATACCGTTCACATCGGGCATGTCCCAACCCGTGACCACAATGCTTTCAATGCGACGCCGAAAGCCGTGCTCAATATTTCCCGCGCCAGCATGGCCGAAAACGGCTTTTCGCCGGCAACCCGCGTTTTCGAAGCCGCCGGCGCCGGCGCCTGCCTGATCACCGACTACTGGCAGGGCATAGACCTGTTTCTCAAGCCCGGTGACGAAATCCTGGTGGCGCGGGACGGCAAGGATGTCACCGATCTTCTGACCGGCCTGACATGGCCGCAGGCTAAGGCGATCGGACAGCGGGCGCTGAGACGCGTGCTTGCCGAACATACCTATAGCAATCGCGCCGAGACCGCCGATGCCATCTTCCGCGCCCGCGCCACGCGAGCGGAGGCTGCCGAATGA
- a CDS encoding CgeB family protein → MTSPLDIVILGLSLSSSWGNGHATTYRALIGGLRAEGHRVLFLEHDVPWYAAHRDLPDPDFCQLVHYSDIDEMIEKHADRIKAADAVVIGSYVPSGVTVIDRIAALKPRRLCFYDIDTPVTLAKLDRGDEEYLARRQLATFDGYFSFSGGDVLARLERRYGARKAIALYCSVDASRYKSTGDAFRWDFGYLGTYSPDRQPTLERLLIEPARQLPHLSFVVAGPQYPGDIDWPPNVERIEHLPPPDHPSFYSRQRFTLNVTRSDMIAAGWSPSVRLFEAAACGTPIISDDWRGLDELFADRQAIIIAKGSGDVVDALTTTSAAGRRALASAAAATVIQRHTGEVRARELAAALRELPEEGVNDSAPEPQSISA, encoded by the coding sequence ATGACCAGTCCTCTTGATATCGTCATCCTCGGCCTCTCCTTGTCGTCGTCCTGGGGCAATGGTCACGCAACGACCTATCGCGCCCTCATCGGCGGCTTGCGCGCTGAGGGGCACCGGGTGCTGTTCCTGGAACACGATGTGCCCTGGTATGCAGCGCATCGAGATCTTCCCGACCCTGACTTCTGCCAGCTCGTCCACTACAGCGACATCGATGAGATGATCGAAAAACATGCCGATCGTATCAAGGCGGCGGACGCGGTCGTCATCGGGTCTTATGTGCCCTCTGGCGTGACGGTCATCGACAGGATCGCCGCCCTGAAGCCGCGGCGCCTTTGCTTTTATGACATCGATACGCCGGTCACGCTGGCGAAACTCGACCGTGGCGACGAGGAGTATCTGGCGCGCCGACAGCTTGCGACCTTCGACGGCTACTTCTCGTTTTCCGGCGGTGACGTGTTGGCTAGGCTCGAACGCAGATACGGCGCGCGCAAAGCGATCGCTCTCTACTGCTCCGTCGATGCGAGCCGATACAAATCGACCGGCGACGCCTTCCGCTGGGATTTCGGCTATCTCGGCACCTATAGCCCCGACCGGCAGCCAACGCTGGAGCGGCTGCTGATCGAGCCTGCCCGGCAGCTGCCGCATCTAAGCTTCGTGGTTGCCGGTCCTCAATATCCCGGGGATATCGACTGGCCGCCAAACGTCGAGCGCATCGAGCACCTGCCTCCCCCTGATCATCCGAGCTTCTACAGCCGGCAGCGTTTTACGCTGAACGTCACTCGAAGCGACATGATCGCAGCGGGCTGGTCGCCGAGCGTGCGGTTGTTCGAGGCCGCTGCCTGCGGCACGCCGATCATCAGCGACGACTGGCGCGGCCTGGACGAGCTCTTTGCCGACCGTCAGGCAATCATCATCGCCAAAGGATCGGGGGATGTCGTCGACGCCCTGACAACCACCTCTGCCGCAGGGCGTCGTGCGCTGGCTTCGGCCGCCGCGGCGACGGTGATACAGCGCCATACCGGCGAGGTGCGGGCTCGTGAACTCGCCGCCGCCCTGCGAGAACTGCCAGAAGAAGGGGTGAACGACAGCGCCCCCGAACCTCAATCCATTTCAGCCTAG
- a CDS encoding UDP-glucuronic acid decarboxylase family protein produces the protein MLQRTRNGRVKTVLVAGGAGFVGSHLCDALLARGDRVICVDSYITGSEDNVRPLINHPKFRLVEKDICHLHSLDEPLDQIYNLACAASPPQYQADPVHTMMTCVAGTGNLLSLAEQHHASLLQASTSEVYGDPVEHPQTEDYRGNVSCIGPRACYDEGKRAAEALCFDTLRAGKVDARVARIFNTYGPRMQPSDGRIISNLLVQSISGAPLTIYGSGDQTRSFCFVSDLVAGLMALMDVDPNPGVPVNLGNPGEFTINQLVDMVLAMVPSTSVVVHKPLPEDDPQRRRPDISRAKELLDWHPTIPLAEGLRLTAEWFIAAARPDGGFDGAQVTRRSTWRRRAKAGRTAIGV, from the coding sequence ATGCTGCAAAGGACGCGAAACGGAAGAGTGAAGACTGTGCTGGTCGCCGGAGGAGCCGGTTTCGTCGGTTCGCATTTATGCGATGCGCTGCTGGCACGCGGCGACCGAGTGATCTGTGTCGACAGCTATATCACCGGATCGGAGGACAATGTCCGGCCGTTGATCAACCATCCGAAGTTTCGTTTGGTCGAAAAGGACATCTGCCATCTCCATAGCCTCGACGAGCCTTTGGACCAGATCTACAACCTCGCCTGTGCGGCATCGCCCCCACAATACCAGGCAGACCCGGTGCATACGATGATGACCTGTGTCGCGGGCACCGGCAATTTGCTTTCGCTGGCCGAACAGCATCATGCCTCGCTCCTGCAGGCGTCGACGAGCGAGGTCTATGGCGATCCCGTCGAGCATCCGCAGACGGAGGACTATCGCGGCAATGTCAGCTGCATAGGCCCGCGCGCTTGCTACGACGAAGGCAAGCGGGCGGCGGAAGCGCTTTGCTTCGATACGCTGCGGGCCGGCAAGGTGGACGCACGTGTTGCCCGCATCTTCAACACCTATGGGCCGCGTATGCAGCCGAGCGACGGGCGGATCATCTCCAATCTGCTGGTGCAGTCCATATCAGGCGCGCCGCTGACGATCTATGGAAGCGGCGATCAGACGCGCTCCTTCTGCTTCGTCAGCGACCTCGTCGCGGGCCTGATGGCGCTGATGGATGTCGATCCCAATCCGGGCGTCCCGGTCAATCTCGGCAATCCCGGCGAATTCACGATCAACCAGCTGGTCGATATGGTGTTGGCCATGGTGCCGTCGACATCCGTTGTCGTCCACAAGCCGCTGCCGGAAGACGACCCTCAGCGCAGACGGCCCGATATCTCACGGGCAAAAGAACTTCTCGACTGGCATCCGACGATTCCGCTTGCCGAAGGTCTTCGTCTGACCGCCGAGTGGTTCATCGCCGCGGCCCGTCCTGACGGCGGCTTCGATGGCGCGCAGGTCACGCGGCGGTCGACTTGGCGGCGGCGTGCAAAAGCCGGACGCACCGCGATCGGCGTCTGA
- a CDS encoding TIGR04290 family methyltransferase, translating into MDAAQPTRDQELQKRIQELGPWFQNLNIGGHMTAADHFLGDYPTFKWKGFQHVLPADLSGFTVLDVGCNAGFYSLEMKRRNAARVVGIDPDPRYLAQARFAAEQLQAEIEFRQMSVYDVARLGEKFDLVIFMGVLYHLRHPLLALDLLYEHAVGDMMLFQCLQRGDERIPDLREDYDFSEWNIFDQPEYPKLFFVEERYASDPTNWFIPNQAAAEAMLRSAGFRIDAHPEREVYLCRRGQRHYAVEPPLVVMI; encoded by the coding sequence ATGGATGCAGCACAGCCGACGAGAGATCAGGAGCTGCAAAAGCGGATTCAGGAACTCGGGCCGTGGTTTCAGAATTTGAACATCGGCGGCCACATGACAGCGGCCGATCATTTCCTCGGAGATTATCCCACCTTCAAATGGAAAGGGTTCCAGCATGTGCTGCCGGCCGATCTCAGCGGCTTCACCGTGCTCGATGTCGGCTGCAACGCCGGCTTCTATTCCCTCGAGATGAAACGCCGCAACGCCGCCCGTGTCGTCGGCATCGATCCCGACCCGCGCTACCTGGCGCAGGCCCGCTTCGCGGCGGAACAATTGCAAGCGGAAATCGAATTCCGGCAGATGTCGGTCTATGACGTCGCCCGACTAGGCGAGAAATTCGATCTGGTAATCTTCATGGGTGTGCTCTATCACCTGCGACACCCCCTGCTGGCGCTGGATCTTCTTTATGAACACGCTGTCGGTGACATGATGCTGTTCCAATGCCTCCAGCGCGGCGACGAGCGCATTCCCGACCTTAGGGAAGATTACGACTTTTCAGAATGGAACATCTTCGACCAGCCTGAATATCCGAAGCTTTTCTTTGTCGAAGAACGCTATGCATCCGATCCGACAAACTGGTTCATTCCCAACCAGGCGGCGGCCGAGGCAATGCTGCGCAGCGCCGGCTTTCGAATTGACGCCCATCCGGAACGCGAGGTCTATCTTTGCCGACGAGGCCAACGCCATTATGCGGTAGAGCCGCCCCTGGTAGTAATGATCTAA
- a CDS encoding cytochrome P450 produces MNSRNQAVFSNARPAGFARINRASWIDTLRVVAAVMVPTAAKGIIIRRPIMERLAQRQGLDTGAVKQMQRLVKKYGRAPLLLPIPFRPQLLILDPVDVSTVLQCSPQPFATATREKRAALAHFEPENVLISDASQRAELRPIHEHALASADRLHPSTARFKAIVDTELLEVLNGIGSGGRNELDWSAFSQAWFRIVRRIVLGDLARNDVTLTKTLNDLRSRANWAFAASIDRRKRRQFQQQLGQYLRQPGEGSLIGRLPKGSDFGLESQVAQWLFAFDAAGITVFRTLALLACHPSYWAKAVDEAKDPELDRPFTRNCLLEALRLWPTTPVIRRELTEDIKTDDRTVARGTGVVIFAPFFHRDPELAYANRMEPSIWGPNDALPAIGFVPFSAGAAICPAHNLVPTIASLAIGTLLSGTDVTLLQPSLTVDDLPGTLNHFDIRLRLSRQRVGASAPHAAAGFPPH; encoded by the coding sequence ATGAATTCTCGCAACCAAGCCGTCTTTTCCAATGCAAGACCCGCCGGCTTCGCCCGCATAAATCGCGCCAGCTGGATCGACACACTGCGCGTGGTTGCGGCTGTCATGGTTCCGACGGCTGCCAAAGGCATCATCATTCGCCGCCCGATTATGGAACGCCTGGCACAGCGGCAGGGTCTGGATACCGGCGCCGTCAAGCAGATGCAGCGGCTGGTGAAAAAATATGGTCGGGCACCCCTCCTCTTGCCTATACCATTCCGGCCGCAGTTGCTTATCCTTGACCCTGTCGACGTCTCGACGGTGCTCCAGTGTTCGCCCCAGCCATTTGCCACGGCAACCCGGGAGAAGCGTGCCGCTCTTGCGCATTTCGAACCGGAAAACGTGCTCATTTCAGACGCCTCGCAGCGAGCCGAGCTTCGGCCGATCCATGAACATGCTTTGGCAAGCGCGGACCGGCTGCATCCATCTACGGCCCGCTTCAAGGCCATCGTTGATACCGAACTCCTGGAGGTTTTGAACGGCATCGGTTCCGGCGGCCGGAACGAACTCGATTGGTCAGCTTTCTCGCAAGCCTGGTTCCGGATTGTCCGCCGGATCGTACTCGGCGATCTCGCACGCAACGACGTCACTTTGACCAAGACCTTGAACGATCTTCGAAGCCGGGCGAATTGGGCTTTTGCAGCTTCCATCGATCGGCGCAAGCGCCGGCAGTTTCAGCAGCAGCTCGGCCAATATCTGCGCCAGCCGGGAGAGGGCAGTCTGATCGGTCGGCTGCCGAAAGGCAGCGATTTCGGTTTGGAAAGCCAAGTGGCCCAATGGCTGTTTGCCTTCGACGCTGCCGGAATTACCGTTTTCCGGACGCTTGCGCTGCTTGCCTGCCATCCGAGCTACTGGGCCAAAGCCGTTGACGAAGCCAAAGATCCCGAACTTGATCGTCCTTTCACGCGCAATTGCCTGCTCGAGGCGCTGCGCCTCTGGCCGACGACCCCCGTGATTCGCAGAGAGCTGACGGAGGATATCAAAACCGACGATAGGACCGTGGCGCGCGGCACGGGCGTCGTTATCTTCGCGCCTTTTTTTCACCGGGATCCGGAGTTGGCTTATGCCAACCGCATGGAACCGAGTATCTGGGGACCGAACGACGCGTTGCCGGCGATCGGATTCGTGCCTTTCAGCGCCGGCGCTGCCATATGTCCAGCCCACAACCTCGTACCGACGATTGCAAGCCTTGCCATTGGCACGCTGTTGTCGGGGACTGATGTCACGCTGCTTCAGCCATCTCTGACAGTCGACGATCTGCCCGGCACCCTCAACCATTTCGATATTCGGCTACGGCTCAGCAGGCAGCGGGTTGGGGCCAGTGCACCGCATGCTGCGGCAGGCTTTCCGCCTCATTGA
- a CDS encoding flavodoxin family protein, protein MPDEPAADAPDLEPRKGSPSPRLDESEFKTRFLSQFMDAAYQPLEAELGKLAAAAWDAYAHSRKSPITRKAGPGFADPDYDLAVDWIVASGEIRAAQARFEDERAPSRVLLINGSSRSEHTCPGELSKSFRMVEIAKEVFAAAGAIVNVLDLSRIASEYGRQIHPCKACFSTSAALCHWPCSCYPNYSLGQIHDWMNDIYPMWVEAHGIMIVSPVNWYQTSSPLKLMIDRLVCADGGNPDPTSTHGKHAKEAKELEMQGWDYPRHLSGRLFSVVVHGDTEGVENVRHSVSSWLTSMDLIPAGALAEVERYIGYWEPYATSHDAFERDKAFQEEVRNAARTLLEGITSQRNGKMVTAGRRLKQPREK, encoded by the coding sequence ATGCCTGACGAACCAGCCGCAGACGCACCTGACCTCGAACCGCGAAAAGGCAGCCCAAGCCCTCGCCTCGACGAGAGCGAATTCAAGACGCGTTTCCTGAGCCAGTTCATGGATGCAGCGTATCAGCCCCTGGAAGCCGAACTCGGCAAACTCGCCGCGGCTGCCTGGGATGCTTACGCCCATTCGCGAAAGAGCCCCATAACCAGAAAGGCTGGACCAGGCTTTGCCGATCCAGACTATGATCTCGCCGTGGATTGGATTGTGGCCAGCGGCGAAATTCGCGCTGCGCAAGCGCGCTTCGAGGACGAGCGCGCGCCATCGCGCGTCCTTCTCATCAACGGTTCGTCGCGAAGCGAACATACCTGTCCGGGCGAGCTTTCGAAAAGTTTTCGGATGGTCGAAATCGCCAAGGAGGTGTTCGCCGCCGCCGGCGCCATCGTCAATGTCCTCGACCTCAGTCGCATCGCTTCCGAATACGGCCGACAGATCCATCCGTGCAAGGCGTGCTTCTCGACATCGGCCGCACTCTGTCATTGGCCGTGCTCCTGCTATCCGAATTACTCGCTCGGACAGATCCACGATTGGATGAACGATATCTACCCAATGTGGGTCGAGGCCCATGGCATCATGATCGTCAGTCCGGTGAATTGGTACCAGACGTCCTCGCCGCTGAAACTGATGATCGACCGGCTTGTCTGCGCCGACGGCGGCAATCCGGATCCGACAAGCACGCATGGAAAACATGCCAAGGAGGCCAAAGAGCTTGAGATGCAGGGATGGGACTATCCTCGCCATCTTTCCGGCCGCCTGTTTTCGGTCGTCGTCCACGGCGATACCGAAGGTGTCGAGAATGTCCGCCACAGCGTTTCGAGCTGGCTGACGTCGATGGACCTCATACCGGCAGGAGCATTGGCCGAGGTCGAACGCTACATCGGCTATTGGGAGCCCTACGCCACCAGCCACGACGCCTTCGAAAGAGATAAAGCCTTTCAGGAGGAAGTGCGCAATGCCGCCCGGACGCTGTTGGAAGGCATCACGTCACAACGCAACGGCAAGATGGTGACGGCGGGAAGGCGGTTGAAGCAGCCGCGTGAGAAATGA
- a CDS encoding SDR family NAD(P)-dependent oxidoreductase, giving the protein MDRNEPGKGLAVITGASTGIGYELAKCAAQEGYDVIIAADERRIQQAAASLKEFGTSVEAIETDLSTEEGVDRLMEAIEASGRSVDLLMANAGRGLGNGFLDQDFAQVRKVVDTNIVGTIYLVQQIGNLMRSRGEGRILLTGSIAGFMPGSYQAVYNGTKAFINSFSFALREELKETGVTVSCLMPGATDTEFFRRADLMDTSVGQAKKDDPAEVAKIGFDAMMDGEGDVVSGWKNKLQAAVANVTPASILAHQHAKMAEPGSGKE; this is encoded by the coding sequence ATGGATAGGAATGAACCTGGCAAAGGTCTCGCGGTGATCACCGGCGCCTCGACGGGTATTGGCTATGAACTTGCCAAATGCGCGGCGCAGGAAGGCTATGATGTGATTATCGCCGCCGACGAGAGACGCATCCAGCAAGCAGCGGCGAGCCTCAAGGAATTTGGCACTTCGGTCGAGGCGATCGAAACCGATCTTTCCACCGAAGAAGGCGTCGACCGGCTGATGGAAGCCATCGAAGCTTCCGGGCGGTCGGTCGATCTGCTGATGGCCAATGCCGGGCGCGGCCTCGGCAACGGTTTCCTCGACCAGGATTTTGCGCAGGTCCGGAAAGTCGTCGATACGAACATCGTCGGCACCATTTATCTCGTCCAACAGATCGGCAACCTGATGCGCAGCCGCGGCGAGGGTCGCATTCTGCTGACCGGCTCCATCGCCGGTTTCATGCCTGGTTCCTATCAGGCCGTCTACAATGGCACAAAGGCTTTCATCAACAGCTTCTCTTTCGCGTTGCGCGAGGAGTTGAAAGAGACCGGCGTGACCGTCAGCTGCCTGATGCCCGGCGCGACCGACACCGAATTTTTCAGGCGCGCCGACCTCATGGATACCTCCGTCGGACAGGCCAAAAAGGATGATCCCGCCGAGGTTGCCAAGATCGGCTTTGACGCCATGATGGACGGCGAAGGCGATGTCGTGAGCGGCTGGAAGAATAAGCTGCAGGCAGCCGTTGCCAACGTGACGCCGGCGAGCATTCTTGCGCATCAGCATGCCAAGATGGCTGAACCAGGTTCGGGCAAGGAGTAG
- a CDS encoding sigma-70 family RNA polymerase sigma factor, which produces MTSLSSPRPASHCEETSQIELEIVELTAALHAFARRFLRSEDDIDDLVQETLLKALNSIHLYHPGTSLKSWLFTILRNTFCSNYRRRQREPVGMDVTMEQVAIAPSQEWALRERELRQALTRLSDDRRRALTLVAAGTSYEEAARICGCRVGTLKSRVSRARETLQSLLGNQLID; this is translated from the coding sequence ATGACGTCTCTATCTTCACCGCGTCCTGCCTCACATTGCGAAGAAACATCCCAGATCGAGCTGGAGATTGTCGAACTGACAGCGGCGTTGCACGCCTTTGCCCGAAGGTTCCTGCGCAGTGAGGACGACATCGATGATCTCGTGCAGGAAACGCTGCTGAAGGCATTGAATTCAATTCATCTCTACCATCCCGGCACCTCTCTTAAATCCTGGCTCTTCACCATCCTTCGAAATACGTTCTGCAGCAACTATCGTCGCCGGCAGCGCGAGCCGGTCGGGATGGATGTGACGATGGAGCAAGTCGCAATCGCGCCAAGCCAGGAGTGGGCGCTTCGCGAGCGCGAACTGCGACAGGCATTGACGCGCCTCTCCGACGACAGACGCCGTGCCCTGACGCTGGTCGCCGCCGGAACGAGTTATGAAGAGGCCGCCAGGATCTGCGGCTGCCGGGTTGGCACCTTGAAAAGCCGCGTCAGCCGCGCCCGCGAAACCCTGCAATCGCTGCTGGGGAACCAACTCATCGACTGA
- a CDS encoding YciE/YciF ferroxidase family protein has protein sequence MATEKTLNDLFLDTLKDIYYAEKQILKALPKMARAAQSEEGKAGFLQHRDETQAQVERLEQVFEMIGKPARGKTCEAIQGIIAEADEIMEEFKGTVALDAGLISSAQAVEHYEIARYGTLIAWAKQLGLKDAVPLLQATLAEEEATDKKLTQIAESTANAKGKRAA, from the coding sequence ATGGCAACCGAGAAGACCCTGAACGATCTGTTCCTCGACACGCTCAAGGATATTTACTACGCCGAAAAACAGATCCTGAAGGCGCTGCCGAAAATGGCCCGCGCCGCCCAGTCGGAGGAAGGCAAAGCCGGTTTTCTGCAGCATCGGGACGAGACCCAAGCCCAGGTCGAACGTCTCGAACAGGTTTTTGAAATGATCGGCAAGCCGGCACGTGGCAAGACCTGCGAAGCCATTCAGGGAATCATTGCCGAAGCTGATGAGATCATGGAGGAGTTCAAGGGCACGGTTGCCCTGGATGCCGGACTGATCTCTTCGGCTCAGGCCGTGGAGCACTACGAGATCGCTCGCTATGGCACGCTGATCGCATGGGCAAAGCAACTCGGCCTCAAGGACGCCGTCCCGCTGCTGCAGGCAACACTTGCGGAAGAAGAGGCGACCGACAAGAAACTCACGCAGATTGCCGAGTCCACAGCAAATGCCAAGGGAAAGCGAGCGGCCTGA
- a CDS encoding ATP-dependent Zn protease, whose amino-acid sequence MIRITETRRETFRPDSAREGSNGPDRHERDNVVAQTLLRLATRAMGLTGADIERIVPEARLKARREKRRLTYDDIEAGIRGHRPPVPYDVRWRFAIHEAGHAIVHHALRLGSIKGLTIDTKDGGHNAVSFATGAPDTAEWYERLLAMLLAGRAAELIVLKSASAGSGGAEHSDLARATWIALDMEQALGFGGHHPLLYLAHRDLTVALTRDVELADRVHRRLEFAQARATEVIRENRAAFDRLARELFDHQALDWDAVAAILGAPA is encoded by the coding sequence ATGATCAGGATCACGGAAACCAGACGCGAAACGTTTCGGCCCGATAGCGCTCGGGAAGGAAGTAACGGGCCGGATCGGCATGAAAGAGACAACGTCGTTGCGCAAACTCTCCTGCGTCTGGCAACGCGGGCGATGGGCCTCACCGGCGCCGACATTGAACGCATCGTGCCCGAGGCAAGGCTAAAGGCGCGACGCGAAAAGCGGCGCCTGACTTATGACGATATCGAAGCCGGCATCCGCGGTCATCGACCGCCGGTTCCTTATGACGTCCGCTGGCGATTTGCGATCCACGAGGCAGGTCATGCCATCGTCCATCACGCTCTGCGTCTCGGATCCATCAAGGGCCTAACGATTGATACCAAGGACGGGGGCCACAACGCGGTGTCTTTCGCGACTGGCGCACCGGATACCGCGGAATGGTATGAGCGGCTCCTCGCCATGTTACTAGCCGGACGCGCGGCCGAACTGATCGTGCTCAAATCTGCGTCGGCCGGTTCCGGCGGCGCAGAGCACAGCGATCTCGCCCGTGCGACATGGATCGCTCTCGACATGGAGCAGGCCCTCGGCTTCGGCGGTCATCATCCCTTGCTCTATCTCGCACACCGGGATCTAACCGTTGCCCTGACGCGCGACGTCGAGCTCGCAGATCGAGTTCATCGGCGGCTGGAGTTTGCGCAGGCAAGGGCAACCGAGGTGATCCGCGAAAACCGAGCCGCCTTCGACCGGCTGGCGCGGGAACTCTTTGATCACCAGGCGCTCGATTGGGATGCGGTCGCCGCGATTCTAGGCGCGCCGGCCTGA